The Psychromonas sp. MME1 genome window below encodes:
- the rluF gene encoding 23S rRNA pseudouridine(2604) synthase RluF has protein sequence MHTSNEKRLNKYISDSGFCSRREADKLIEQQRVQINGKIPELGTKVQVGDVVTVNGKCISAVAENKSDRIYIAYNKPIGITCTTERNVHGNIIDAVKHKERIFPIGRLDKPSEGLIFLTSDGDIVNKILRAENAHDKEYQVTVDKPLSERFVERMQRGVPILDTITKPCVVKVQSRFVFTIILTQGLNRQIRRMCEYLGYEVTKLKRTRIMNVKLDKLKPGQWRNLSEHEMDEINQAVASSSKTALDTALPKKQFNSDHEKPQKSAKKIFVNDKKKRVIANDKSKRTLKLNR, from the coding sequence TTGCATACAAGCAATGAAAAGCGACTGAATAAATATATTAGTGATTCGGGTTTTTGTTCTCGTCGCGAGGCTGATAAACTGATTGAGCAACAACGTGTTCAAATTAATGGAAAAATTCCGGAATTAGGGACGAAAGTCCAAGTTGGTGATGTGGTTACAGTTAACGGTAAATGCATATCAGCTGTTGCAGAGAATAAATCAGATCGCATTTATATCGCCTACAATAAACCAATTGGTATTACCTGCACCACGGAGCGTAATGTACATGGCAATATTATTGATGCGGTGAAACATAAAGAGCGTATATTCCCCATCGGGCGTTTAGATAAACCGTCGGAAGGATTAATTTTTTTAACAAGTGATGGTGATATCGTAAATAAAATATTGCGTGCTGAAAATGCGCATGACAAAGAGTATCAAGTGACCGTTGATAAACCTCTAAGTGAACGATTTGTTGAGCGTATGCAGCGCGGCGTTCCTATCCTTGATACGATTACTAAGCCCTGTGTCGTTAAAGTTCAGAGTCGCTTTGTTTTTACTATTATATTAACGCAGGGGTTAAATCGGCAAATACGCCGAATGTGTGAATATTTAGGATATGAAGTGACCAAATTAAAGCGCACTCGTATCATGAACGTCAAGTTAGATAAATTAAAACCGGGACAATGGCGTAATCTTAGTGAACATGAAATGGATGAAATTAACCAAGCCGTTGCTTCATCTTCAAAAACAGCGTTAGATACTGCCTTACCTAAAAAACAGTTCAATAGTGACCATGAAAAGCCGCAAAAGAGTGCTAAAAAAATTTTTGTTAATGACAAAAAAAAGCGTGTTATTGCAAATGATAAGAGTAAACGTACATTAAAGTTAAATCGTTAA
- a CDS encoding phosphatidylglycerophosphatase A, with product MKRDDLNGLKISNPIHFTAVGFGSGLAKKAPGTFGTLAAMPIYYFLSFLSVELYIGILILSSAIGIWICQVTSRDMGVHDHKAIVWDEFVGYWITMFMVPFSIKWAIVGFVLFRFFDIVKPYPISWLDKKVHGGLGIMIDDILAGVFAAVLLQYLIHIYN from the coding sequence ATGAAACGTGATGACTTAAATGGGTTGAAAATTTCTAATCCTATTCATTTTACTGCTGTTGGATTTGGCAGTGGGTTAGCGAAAAAAGCGCCAGGAACATTTGGCACCTTAGCTGCAATGCCTATCTACTATTTTTTATCTTTTCTCTCCGTTGAATTATATATTGGAATTTTGATTCTAAGCAGTGCCATCGGTATTTGGATTTGTCAGGTTACGAGTCGTGATATGGGGGTACATGATCATAAAGCGATTGTCTGGGATGAATTTGTTGGTTATTGGATCACGATGTTTATGGTGCCTTTTTCTATCAAATGGGCTATTGTCGGGTTTGTTCTGTTTCGTTTTTTTGATATTGTTAAACCATACCCTATTTCCTGGTTAGATAAAAAAGTCCATGGTGGCCTCGGTATTATGATTGATGATATTTTGGCGGGCGTGTTTGCCGCTGTCCTATTACAATACCTCATTCATATCTATAATTAA
- the thiL gene encoding thiamine-phosphate kinase, translating into MSISEFDLIGQYFKNNVALVDNDVCVGIGDDCAILDVPDGFQLAVSTDTLVSDVHFFADVDPFRLGYKALAVNLSDLAAMGATPKWVSLAITLPEVNEQWLAEFSRGFFTLANQHRVSLIGGDTTHGPLSITISVKGIVPRGQALLRNKASVGELICVSGNLGDGALGLDAKQLKCALSSPELFIDALEITQPRIELGLVLRSLASSCIDISDGLIQDLQHILQASHCSANVHIDKLPFSPAMRNEINMGAINCQQASQYALTGGDDYELLFTIASEKLPQLTMQMQKAEMHDITVKVIGEITEPTSPQVALFENNKSVSFMTQGWDHFK; encoded by the coding sequence ATGAGTATCAGTGAATTTGATTTAATCGGGCAATATTTTAAAAATAACGTCGCCCTCGTAGATAATGATGTTTGTGTCGGGATTGGTGATGATTGCGCTATTTTAGATGTACCAGATGGTTTTCAATTGGCCGTTAGTACGGATACACTGGTTAGTGATGTGCATTTTTTTGCTGATGTTGATCCCTTTAGATTGGGTTATAAAGCGCTTGCAGTAAATCTGAGTGATTTAGCCGCGATGGGAGCTACGCCTAAGTGGGTATCCTTAGCAATCACCCTACCGGAAGTTAATGAGCAATGGCTTGCTGAGTTTTCTCGAGGCTTTTTTACATTAGCGAATCAACATCGGGTTAGCCTCATTGGTGGTGATACGACTCATGGCCCATTATCAATTACAATTTCGGTGAAAGGTATTGTCCCCCGTGGTCAAGCGTTGCTGCGTAATAAGGCCAGTGTGGGTGAACTTATCTGTGTTTCTGGCAACTTAGGCGATGGTGCATTAGGTCTCGATGCTAAACAATTAAAATGTGCGCTGAGTAGCCCTGAATTGTTTATTGATGCATTGGAGATAACGCAACCTCGTATAGAGCTGGGCCTTGTATTGCGCTCTTTGGCGAGTAGTTGTATTGATATTTCAGATGGATTAATACAGGATTTACAGCACATTTTGCAAGCTTCACACTGCTCTGCCAATGTTCATATTGATAAATTACCCTTTTCACCAGCAATGCGAAATGAGATTAATATGGGGGCGATAAATTGTCAGCAAGCTTCTCAGTATGCTTTAACAGGGGGCGATGATTATGAGTTACTTTTTACCATTGCTAGTGAAAAATTGCCGCAATTAACGATGCAAATGCAAAAAGCTGAAATGCATGATATCACTGTTAAAGTTATCGGAGAGATAACCGAACCGACATCTCCTCAGGTCGCTCTCTTTGAAAATAACAAATCAGTCTCTTTTATGACCCAAGGCTGGGATCATTTTAAATAA